A region of Armatimonadota bacterium DNA encodes the following proteins:
- a CDS encoding amino acid ABC transporter ATP-binding protein: protein MNGEPIIQVRGLHKFYGRLHVLRGVSLDVRQGEVVVIIGRSGAGKSTFLRCLNHLEEPSAGTVVIDGIALPSGERTARAWPQVRQVRMRVGMVFQEFNLFAHMTALENVIEGPLTVRGMSRDQAVALGERLLAKVGLLDKRDVYPARLSGGQKQRVAIARALAMEPKIMLFDEPTSALDPELIGEVLAVMRDLAREGMTMVVVTHEMGFAREAAHRVIFMDAGEFVEEGAPAQIFRDARDARTRQFLAHVL from the coding sequence ATGAACGGTGAGCCCATCATCCAGGTGCGCGGCCTGCACAAGTTCTACGGCCGGCTGCACGTCCTGCGGGGCGTCAGCCTGGACGTCCGCCAGGGCGAGGTGGTGGTCATCATCGGCCGCAGCGGCGCCGGCAAGAGCACCTTCCTGCGCTGCCTCAACCACCTGGAAGAACCCTCGGCCGGCACGGTGGTGATAGACGGCATCGCGCTGCCGTCGGGCGAGCGGACGGCCCGCGCGTGGCCCCAGGTGCGCCAGGTCCGCATGCGGGTGGGGATGGTCTTCCAGGAGTTCAACCTGTTCGCCCACATGACCGCGCTGGAGAACGTCATCGAGGGACCGCTGACGGTGCGGGGGATGTCCCGCGACCAGGCGGTGGCCCTGGGGGAGCGGCTGCTGGCCAAGGTGGGGCTGTTGGACAAGCGGGACGTCTACCCGGCGCGGCTGTCGGGCGGACAGAAGCAGCGGGTGGCCATCGCCCGGGCGCTGGCCATGGAACCCAAGATCATGCTGTTCGACGAGCCCACCTCCGCCCTGGACCCGGAACTGATCGGCGAGGTGCTGGCGGTGATGCGGGACCTGGCCCGGGAGGGGATGACCATGGTGGTGGTCACCCACGAGATGGGGTTCGCCCGGGAGGCGGCCCACCGGGTGATCTTCATGGACGCCGGGGAGTTCGTTGAGGAGGGGGCGCCCGCGCAGATCTTCCGCGACGCCCGGGATGCCCGCACCCGTCAGTTTCTGGCCCACGTCCTCTGA
- a CDS encoding amino acid ABC transporter permease yields the protein MAHAGEAAAIEQAVSRRLAAFARAQQIRLVLVWLALAVALGGLFARFRFDYGFMVGWAAFLARGVPITVGVSVVSIALALVLGLVAALGRLSGNPVAHGVATFYTSFIRGTPLLVQVYLIYLGLPQLGIVLDAIPSGVAALSINYGAYIAEIIRAGILSVGRGQVEAALSLGMTRGQVMRRIVLPQALRVVVPPVGNEFVAMLKDSALVSVMGVWELTFRATKVGRQYFRSLEMLVFAAAIYWGLTILFSALQSRVEGRLARAYER from the coding sequence ATGGCCCACGCCGGTGAGGCGGCGGCCATCGAGCAGGCGGTCAGCCGTCGGCTGGCCGCCTTTGCGCGGGCGCAGCAGATCAGGCTGGTCCTGGTGTGGCTGGCCCTGGCGGTGGCCCTGGGCGGGCTGTTTGCCCGCTTTCGGTTCGACTACGGCTTCATGGTGGGGTGGGCGGCGTTTCTGGCCCGCGGGGTCCCCATCACCGTCGGCGTGTCGGTGGTCTCCATCGCCCTGGCTCTGGTCCTGGGACTGGTGGCCGCCCTGGGGCGGCTGTCGGGGAATCCGGTCGCCCACGGAGTGGCGACATTCTACACGTCGTTCATCCGCGGCACCCCCCTGCTGGTCCAGGTCTACCTGATCTACCTGGGGCTGCCCCAGCTGGGCATCGTCCTGGACGCCATTCCCTCGGGCGTGGCCGCCCTCAGCATCAACTACGGCGCCTACATCGCCGAGATCATCCGGGCCGGGATCCTCTCGGTGGGCCGCGGGCAGGTGGAGGCGGCCCTGTCGCTGGGCATGACCCGGGGCCAGGTGATGCGGCGCATCGTCCTGCCCCAGGCCCTGCGGGTGGTCGTCCCGCCGGTGGGCAACGAGTTCGTCGCCATGCTGAAGGACTCGGCCCTGGTGTCGGTGATGGGGGTGTGGGAACTGACCTTCCGGGCCACCAAGGTCGGCCGCCAGTACTTCCGGTCCCTGGAGATGCTGGTGTTCGCCGCGGCCATCTACTGGGGCCTGACCATCCTGTTCTCGGCGCTGCAGTCCCGGGTGGAGGGCCGCCTGGCCCGCGCCTATGAACGGTGA
- a CDS encoding transporter substrate-binding domain-containing protein — protein sequence MRRPMVAAVVALVVGLAGLPAGGAAPRDLLDEVLARGFLFVSTDPNYAPQSFINARGEMDGFDVDVAKEVARRLGVRVQFVTPAWEAIVSGRWGGRWDVSIGSMTITEDRQKVLHFTPPYYFTPAQFAVHKANTRFRAVTDLAGRRVGVCGGCTYELYLRGTLRLVGETVEFKVRNAVIRTYETDADAIQDLALGDGVRLDAVLSALPTLVFAIKRGVPIRLLGDPVYYEHLAFAVDRHSLRDPTRFVQRLGEIVRAMHADGTLTRLSLKWYGVDLTKKK from the coding sequence ATGAGGCGGCCGATGGTAGCCGCTGTGGTGGCGCTGGTGGTCGGCCTGGCTGGGCTGCCCGCGGGCGGGGCCGCCCCCCGGGACCTGCTGGACGAGGTCCTGGCGCGGGGCTTTCTGTTCGTCTCCACGGATCCCAACTACGCCCCCCAGAGCTTCATCAACGCCCGCGGCGAGATGGACGGATTTGACGTGGACGTGGCCAAGGAGGTGGCCCGGCGCCTGGGCGTCCGGGTGCAGTTCGTCACGCCGGCGTGGGAGGCCATCGTCAGCGGACGCTGGGGCGGCCGGTGGGATGTCAGCATCGGCAGCATGACCATCACCGAGGACCGCCAGAAGGTGCTGCACTTCACCCCACCGTACTACTTCACCCCCGCCCAGTTCGCCGTCCACAAGGCCAACACCCGGTTTCGCGCCGTGACCGACCTGGCCGGCCGGCGGGTGGGCGTGTGCGGCGGGTGCACCTACGAGCTCTACCTGCGGGGCACCCTCAGGCTGGTCGGCGAGACGGTGGAGTTCAAGGTCAGAAACGCCGTCATCCGCACCTACGAGACCGACGCCGACGCCATCCAGGATCTGGCCCTGGGCGACGGCGTGCGGCTGGACGCTGTCCTGTCGGCCCTGCCCACCCTGGTGTTCGCCATCAAGCGCGGGGTGCCCATCCGGCTGCTGGGCGACCCGGTGTACTACGAGCACCTGGCGTTCGCGGTGGACCGCCACTCCCTGCGCGATCCCACCCGCTTCGTGCAACGGCTGGGCGAGATCGTGCGGGCCATGCACGCCGACGGGACGCTGACGCGGCTGTCCCTGAAGTGGTACGGGGTGGACCTGACCAAGAAGAAGTAG
- a CDS encoding homocysteine S-methyltransferase family protein, with protein MSAYDAIRERLEKGQVVVLDGAIGTEILRRDLSWADHQVMSHPDKIRAIHEDYIRAGADVITTNTFQLTRRSFAGHFRDLDHMRHIGARDLDVRWAQALRAAVALARTARAAAAGGRPVAIAGSVTTLEWCFRPDLAPPPDQARREYREVVDVLADAGVDLILLETVNSVGEARVALEAVRERGLPAWVSFVCDERGRLFTGETFADAVAALSPLQPDALLVNCAPPPDATAGLRELAAHRRQPVGLYPHIGRFDPPEWMFTDEYPPPVYLEWARRWVEMGARIVGGCCGTTPEHIALISAHLRGPESR; from the coding sequence ATGAGTGCCTACGACGCCATCCGGGAGCGACTGGAGAAGGGCCAGGTGGTGGTCCTGGACGGGGCCATCGGCACCGAGATCCTCCGCCGGGACCTGTCGTGGGCGGACCATCAGGTGATGAGCCACCCCGACAAGATCCGCGCCATCCACGAAGACTACATCCGGGCCGGCGCCGACGTCATCACCACCAACACCTTTCAGCTCACCCGCCGCAGCTTCGCCGGCCACTTCCGCGACCTGGACCACATGCGCCACATCGGCGCCCGGGACCTGGACGTGCGCTGGGCCCAGGCCCTGCGGGCGGCGGTGGCCCTGGCCCGCACCGCCCGGGCCGCTGCGGCCGGGGGGCGGCCGGTGGCCATCGCGGGGTCGGTGACCACCCTGGAGTGGTGCTTCCGCCCCGACCTGGCGCCGCCCCCGGACCAGGCCCGCCGGGAGTACCGGGAGGTCGTGGACGTGCTGGCCGACGCCGGCGTGGACCTGATCCTGCTGGAGACCGTCAACAGCGTCGGCGAGGCCCGCGTGGCCCTGGAGGCGGTCCGCGAGCGCGGCCTGCCGGCGTGGGTGAGTTTCGTGTGCGACGAGCGGGGCCGGCTGTTCACCGGTGAGACCTTCGCCGACGCGGTGGCCGCCCTCAGCCCCCTGCAGCCCGACGCCCTCCTGGTGAACTGCGCGCCTCCCCCCGACGCCACCGCGGGGCTGCGGGAGCTGGCGGCCCACCGCCGCCAGCCGGTGGGCCTGTACCCCCACATCGGCCGGTTCGACCCGCCCGAGTGGATGTTCACCGACGAGTATCCCCCGCCGGTGTATCTGGAGTGGGCGCGGCGGTGGGTGGAGATGGGTGCCCGGATCGTCGGAGGCTGTTGCGGGACGACTCCGGAGCACATCGCGCTGATCAGCGCGCACCTCCGGGGTCCAGAGAGCCGGTGA
- a CDS encoding homocysteine S-methyltransferase family protein, giving the protein MEAYEAVRQRLASGQTVLLDGGIGSELVRRGVRWRWHGLRTDPDAVRAVHEDYVRAGADVIRTNTFQLNRRTYLNVFRDRDHMRRIGAPDLDRRAIDLVRRALRLARQAADAGGRRPAVAGVLSPLNHCFRPDLVPPDDEAESEHRELAEVMAGEGVDLFVLESMNTLREALVALRAARTTGRPVWVSFVLGPDGRVLGGEDLAGAAAAVAAEGAEAVLVNCVPPDDVARALAALRRAGSVPAGGFAHIGRFDPPSWKFEFFPQFTGTDEWPPARYAAAADIWRRAGARIIGGCCGTTPAHIAALRRILDAEVAR; this is encoded by the coding sequence ATGGAAGCCTACGAGGCGGTCAGGCAGCGCCTGGCCTCCGGACAGACCGTCCTGCTGGACGGCGGGATCGGCTCCGAACTGGTCCGCCGGGGCGTCCGGTGGCGGTGGCACGGTCTGAGGACCGACCCCGACGCCGTGCGGGCGGTGCATGAGGACTATGTGCGGGCCGGCGCCGACGTCATCCGCACCAACACCTTCCAGCTCAACCGGCGGACCTACCTGAACGTCTTCCGCGACCGGGACCACATGCGGCGCATCGGCGCGCCCGACCTGGACCGTCGCGCCATCGACCTGGTCCGCCGGGCGCTGCGGCTGGCCCGGCAGGCGGCAGACGCGGGAGGCCGGCGCCCGGCCGTGGCGGGGGTGCTGTCCCCGTTGAACCACTGCTTCCGGCCCGACCTGGTCCCTCCGGACGACGAGGCCGAATCGGAACATCGGGAGCTGGCGGAGGTCATGGCCGGCGAAGGCGTCGACCTGTTCGTGCTGGAGTCCATGAACACGCTGCGGGAGGCGCTGGTCGCTCTGCGGGCCGCCCGGACGACCGGCCGCCCGGTGTGGGTGAGCTTTGTCCTGGGCCCCGACGGCCGCGTTCTGGGAGGGGAGGACCTCGCGGGTGCTGCCGCCGCGGTGGCCGCCGAGGGGGCCGAGGCGGTCCTGGTCAACTGCGTGCCCCCCGATGACGTCGCCCGGGCGCTAGCGGCCCTGCGGCGGGCGGGGTCGGTGCCCGCGGGCGGATTCGCCCACATCGGGCGGTTCGACCCGCCCAGCTGGAAGTTCGAATTCTTCCCCCAGTTCACGGGCACCGACGAGTGGCCGCCGGCCCGCTACGCCGCTGCCGCCGACATCTGGCGGAGGGCGGGGGCGCGGATTATCGGGGGATGCTGCGGGACCACGCCGGCCCACATCGCCGCGCTGCGCCGGATCCTGGACGCGGAGGTGGCCCGCTGA
- a CDS encoding glycerol-3-phosphate acyltransferase codes for MTADLAAALAGYLAGSVLPGEIAVRRLRGASAADLHDNPGGAGTWRLLGPRTAIPVIALDMAKGALAAWLAGRYASSPLSYAFIATSAVVGHNWPVYFRFRGGRGLGPAAGALAVIHPQVFLICFLVGGLAGLLTRWVPTVGIVALPLMLLGLAREGDPQALLAATCISAVVGVRQLPWLYTRLKARLGAAHP; via the coding sequence ATGACTGCCGACCTGGCCGCGGCCCTGGCGGGCTACCTGGCGGGCAGCGTCCTGCCCGGGGAGATCGCGGTGCGCCGCCTGCGGGGCGCCAGCGCCGCCGACCTGCATGACAATCCCGGCGGCGCGGGGACCTGGCGCCTGCTGGGCCCCCGGACCGCCATCCCGGTGATCGCCCTCGACATGGCCAAAGGGGCTCTGGCGGCCTGGCTGGCGGGTCGGTATGCGTCCTCTCCCCTCTCCTATGCCTTCATCGCCACATCGGCGGTGGTGGGCCATAACTGGCCGGTGTACTTCCGGTTCCGGGGCGGGCGTGGGCTGGGGCCCGCGGCCGGTGCCTTGGCGGTCATCCACCCGCAGGTGTTCCTGATCTGCTTCCTGGTCGGCGGCCTGGCCGGGCTGCTGACCCGGTGGGTGCCGACCGTGGGAATCGTGGCCCTCCCCCTGATGCTGCTCGGGCTCGCCCGGGAGGGTGATCCGCAGGCCCTGCTGGCGGCCACCTGCATCTCCGCCGTCGTGGGCGTCCGCCAGCTGCCCTGGCTGTACACCCGGCTGAAGGCGCGCCTGGGGGCCGCCCACCCCTGA